A genomic region of Nymphaea colorata isolate Beijing-Zhang1983 chromosome 2, ASM883128v2, whole genome shotgun sequence contains the following coding sequences:
- the LOC116247243 gene encoding arogenate dehydratase/prephenate dehydratase 6, chloroplastic-like, which translates to MALTAELLLNGLLGSTTPLKHKGLASTRTTQFQRIKLSTQISSIAKSMQQMLDTRIITHEEKERTRPKRGLVHQHKTTRLRVAYQGIPGAYSQVAAKLACLDCTTISCKFILDAVEAVMTGQADRVIVPVENTMEGEKVRNYNLLLEHGLYITQEINLFVNYCLVANPGVKKEDVKKVISHPVALAHCGQGLARLGLDAPQEAVDDTAGAVELLLSQNMLDTAAIASTQAAKLYGLQVLAQGVQNEPWNVTRFLILSKNLDTVSRIEGTRKTSMVIAHQGGLQPLFRVLSAFSSRSINLTKLKIKNSMRKPIKISDPKEGGTVKEFQHAFFVDLEGSIDDQKVLDAMMEISVFSPFIRVMGCYAADTKIYDL; encoded by the coding sequence atgGCACTAACAGCAGAATTGCTGTTAAATGGCCTGCTGGGCTCAACCACACCATTGAAACACAAGGGATTGGCATCAACAAGGACAACCCAGTTTCAACGCATAAAGTTGTCGACCCAAATCAGCAGCATCGCAAAAAGCATGCAACAGATGTTAGACACCAGAATCATCACCCacgaagagaaagaaagaacaagaccAAAGAGAGGTCTGGTTCACCAGCACAAGACCACACGGTTACGAGTTGCATACCAGGGAATTCCAGGTGCATACAGTCAGGTTGCAGCCAAGTTAGCATGTCTGGACTGCACAACCATTTCATGCAAGTTCATTCTTGATGCTGTTGAAGCAGTCATGACTGGACAAGCTGATCGTGTCATAGTGCCTGTTGAAAACACAATGGAGGGTGAAAAGGTCCGTAACTACAATCTCTTGCTAGAGCATGGACTGTACATAACTCAGGAGATAAATTTATTCGTCAACTACTGCTTGGTGGCAAATCCTGGTGTGAAAAAGGAGGATGTGAAAAAGGTGATCAGCCACCCTGTGGCTCTGGCTCATTGTGGTCAGGGTCTAGCCCGTCTTGGTTTGGATGCCCCACAAGAGGCAGTTGATGATACTGCAGGAGCTGTTGAATTGCTGCTATCACAGAACATGCTTGACACAGCAGCCATAGCAAGCACACAGGCTGCCAAGCTCTATGGTCTTCAAGTCCTTGCACAGGGAGTGCAGAATGAGCCTTGGAATGTCACTAGGTTCTTGATACTCTCCAAGAACCTAGATACAGTATCAAGGATAGAAGGGACCAGGAAAACCAGCATGGTCATAGCGCACCAAGGTGGTCTGCAGCCATTGTTTCGAGTACTATCCGCATTCTCATCACGAAGCATCAATCTCACAAAGCTGAAAATCAAGAACTCAATGAGAAAGCCCATTAAGATATCAGATCCCAAGGAAGGAGGTACTGTGAAAGAATTTCAACATGCTTTCTTTGTTGACCTTGAAGGCTCAATTGATGACCAGAAGGTGTTGGATGCAATGATGGAGATTTCTGTTTTCTCACCATTCATACGAGTCATGGGATGTTATGCTGCTGACACTAAAATATATGATCTTTGA
- the LOC116247235 gene encoding uncharacterized protein LOC116247235, protein MMETPSSTRRVTRSQSASLLNSASKLSKGGDGCSRSRSHRADRLALLDITNDSPIAGVTTIAGENKTPLSRRKTIPRAGPGNTPCSGETLLRCQVKSLLQRVEEESEFPKLETHYLQLQKLCLAGKCLISPAGLLAPTPANTPEIFCNPQLENKSVPKGEVGLSFFASEAFHLPEVLDVLHVEKVKPIESPITRALTFDSPEKSETVASVNATAIATPSLDLSYQENCTQEKTADDDNASEWSTHVNISSPRSTAVDEDEDEFAEVEDKEEDAEDEEDEFEECNEIDDDLCDELCRELSKICVQEPREGLPQFTGTHTRFHYNSDDEIEEEEVVVGATSPNVLHLKGLPTPKGKHLRFPDEEDETSRS, encoded by the exons ATGATGGAGACGCCATCCTCCACAAGACGTGTGACAAGGTCTCAGTCTGCCTCCTTGCTGAATAGCGCGTCCAAGCTTAGCAAGGGAGGAGATGGGTGCTCGAGATCAAGAAGCCACAGAGCTGATCGGCTTGCGCTTCTTGACATCACCAACGATTCGCCCATTGCCGGAGTGACGACGATCGCAGGCGAGAATAAGACGCCTTTGTCGAGAAGGAAGACCATCCCTAGAGCCGGCCCGGGCAATACGCCTTGCTCCGGTGAGACGCTTCTCCGCTGCCAAGTGAAATCGCTATTGCAGAGAGTTGAGGAAGAATCCGAGTTTCCAAAACTCGAGACCCATTACCTGCAGCTGCAGAAGCTATGTTTGGCAGGCAAATGTTTGATTTCACCGGCGGGTCTATTGGCGCCGACACCTGCGAATACACCTGAGATCTTTTGCAATCCACAGTTGGAGAACAAATCCGTGCCGAAGGGCGAAGTGGGTCTATCTTTTTTCGCTTCTGAAGCATTTCATCTTCCTGAG GTACTTGATGTCCTACACGTGGAGAAGGTGAAGCCGATTGAGAGCCCAATCACCAGAGCCTTAACTTTTGATTCACCTGAAAAGTCAGAAACCGTTGCTTCTGTTAACGCTACTGCAATTGCTACCCCTTCCCTTGACTTGTCTTACCAAGAGAACTGCACTCAAGAAAAGACTGCAGACGATGACAATGCCTCAGAATGGTCTACTCATGTAAACATAAGTTCCCCACGATCCACAGCGGTAGACGAGGATGAAGATGAATTTGCAGAGgttgaagataaagaagaagatgctgaggatgaagaagatgaattcgAGGAATGCAATGAGATCGATGACGATTTATGCGACGAGTTATGCAGGGAATTGAGCAAGATATGCGTGCAGGAGCCACGGGAGGGGCTTCCTCAATTCACAGGAACTCATACCAGATTCCATTACAACAGTGATGATGAGATAGAGGAGGAGGAAGTTGTAGTGGGGGCTACCTCTCCTAATGTGCTTCATCTCAAGGGCCTGCCCACTCCAAAAGGAAAACATCTGCGCTTTcctgatgaagaagatgaaacatCACGAAGTTGA
- the LOC116248077 gene encoding DNA-directed RNA polymerases II, IV and V subunit 6A-like yields MADDDYNEMDMGYEEEPPEPEIEEGAEEEVENAEEIPDAYVGTETETKEEEPVERPRKTSKYMTKYERARILGTRALQISMNAPVMVELNGETDPLEIAMKELRERKIPFTIRRYLPDGSYEDWGVDELIVEDTWRRQVGGV; encoded by the exons ATGGCGGATGATGACTACAATGAGATGGACATGGG GTATGAGGAAGAGCCTCCTGAGCCTGAGATTGAG GAAGGGGCAGAAGAGGAAGTTGAGAATGCTGAGGAGATTCCAGATGCTTATGTTGgaacagaaacagaaacaaaagaagaggaACCGGTTGAGCGGCCTCGGAAGACCTCAAAGTACATGACCAAGTATGAGCGTGCTAGGATATTGGGCACACGTGCTCTGCAAATCAG CATGAATGCACCCGTCATGGTAGAGTTAAATGGTGAAACAGATCCACTGGAG ATTGCTATGAAGGAGCTTCGAGAGCGCAAGATACCGTTTACTATTCGGCGCTACCTGCCTGATGGAAG TTACGAGGACTGGGGAGTTGATGAGCTGATTGTCGAAGACACATGGAGACGGCAGGTGGGAGGTGTTTAA